Proteins encoded in a region of the Quercus lobata isolate SW786 chromosome 8, ValleyOak3.0 Primary Assembly, whole genome shotgun sequence genome:
- the LOC115956765 gene encoding uncharacterized protein LOC115956765 has translation MAEDVINSMVNMKLTSEEEEEIQISDEDRPVEIDSCVLSLIGKFLTCKPYNRKAAKNTLRKAWGLDKGLQISEVGSNLFQFKFQSDFELERILRGGPWTFNNQLLMLTRWKTGMSANNVVLEHASLWVQIWGVPFDMMSPTVATEIGKRMGVVEDVERRKRADDLNLFLRVKVGLPISKPIRRGGFLMGSDGKRHWVDYKYERLPFFCHFCGILGHDIRHCPPHFEASKKTTSVEYQYGDWLRVVSARNKSPPRRQTEPLPKEAPLGKEDNPAEMVSEVHTAGPAAARAATAKDGLYDHYGKGGQDGSVTKIQAQITEGNYSEATFVESHVPGMDSVFKPNEESKNGPALDKNELGQAESHTESTKRTWTRINRMNFGPSDEPLITNRIKLGKRPLGDALEEKCETETIQQNQKRAKVKFVDGMDDYISAEVEDHPCRKP, from the coding sequence ATGGCGGAAGATGTTATAAACAGTATGGTCAATATGAAATTAACGTCCGAGGAGGAAGAAGAGATTCAAATTTCAGACGAGGATAGACCAGTGGAGATTGATAGTTGTGTGTTAAGCTTGATAGGGAAATTTTTGACGTGCAAACCCTATAATCGAAAGGCAGCAAAAAACACGTTACGAAAAGCATGGGGACTAGACAAAGGACTGCAGATTTCAGAGGTGGGCTCTAACCTCTTTCAATTCAAATTCCAATCTGACTTTGAACTTGAACGGATCCTGAGGGGAGGGCCGTGGACTTTCAACAACCAACTCTTGATGCTTACTCGGTGGAAAACAGGAATGAGTGCTAATAATGTAGTTCTAGAGCATGCCTCATTGTGGGTGCAAATATGGGGAGTGCCGTTTGATATGATGTCTCCCACGGTGGCGACGGAGATCGGAAAAAGGATGGGAGTGGTGGAGGATGTGGAACGACGAAAACGGGCAGATGATCTGAACTTATTCCTACGGGTAAAAGTTGGTTTACCTATCTCCAAACCTATCCGTAGAGGTGGATTCTTGATGGGCTCGGATGGGAAAAGACATTGGGTAGATTACAAGTACGAAAGGCTACCATTTTTCTGCCATTTCTGTGGAATTCTTGGGCATGATATACGTCACTGCCCACCTCACTTTGAAGCTTCAAAAAAGACAACGTCTGTTGAATATCAATATGGGGACTGGCTGCGTGTGGTGAGTGCTCGGAATAAATCTCCACCACGTCGGCAAACTGAGCCTTTACCAAAGGAGGCACCGTTGGGCAAGGAGGATAATCCAGCAGAGATGGTCAGTGAGGTGCACACAGCAGGGCCGGCGGCGGCTAGGGCAGCAACAGCCAAGGATGGTCTTTATGATCATTATGGCAAAGGCGGACAAGACGGGTCTGTTACAAAAATTCAGGCGCAAATCACGGAAGGCAATTATTCGGAGGCTACATTTGTGGAAAGTCACGTGCCAGGGATGGATTCAGTTTTTAAACCAAATGAGGAATCAAAGAATGGGCCGGCTTTAGACAAAAACGAATTGGGCCAGGCTGAGTCACATACGGAGAGCACAAAAAGGACATGGACAAGAATTAATAGGATGAATTTTGGGCCTTCAGATGAGCCTTTGATCACCAATAGAATTAAGTTGGGCAAGAGACCGTTGGGAGATGCTCTGGAGGAGAAGTGCGAAACAGAGACTATACAGCAGAACCAAAAACGTGCCAAAGTGAAGTTTGTCGATGGTATGGATGATTATATATCGGCAGAGGTGGAGGATCACCCTTGCCGGAAGCCATGA